The genomic segment ACACCGAGTTTAGTGGAGATGAGATGTATAAGTGTGCATGGATTGCAGATAAGATTATGGCGAAGGGTTTTCCACTGTATGCGGAAATAGAGGGGAGATGGACGTCATCAAATGAAAATTTTAAGGGCAGGGTTTTGGTTACTGGGTCAAGTGGAGGTACTTTATTTGCAATATACAAAAACCAAACAATAACTATAGGGGGTAAATTGGCGTCAAAAGAAGATATAGCAGCAAACAAGATAAAACTAATGCCGTTGGGCAATACTATAATAAAATATGAACTGGAACCTATAAATGCATCTTCGTTTAAAAATCTGAAGGATAGAATAAAAATTCCAAAGAATCTAACAATTTTGGATGTTTATGTTTATGGGGTATTTGGTGTTGATTCAAAAACTTACTCCCCATCTGAACAACAGAGAATAAAAAATTACTTATCCACAAATTTACCGTATGCTTATGTATACTTTACCTATGGTGGAGCATTTTTTAATGGTAAATTGGATCTGAATTATTTGGATTATTTGGATAACTTAATGAAACCAGAAAACATAACAACATCAAGGTTGGATGTTTATGTTGTTGTCAATGAAACCACAAACCAGATAAATAAAAAAGAATTAAAATTTAATAACGTAAGGCTGATAACATGGTCTTAAAAGATTTTAGATTGGATATAGACCAATTAGAAATAAAGCCTAATCATATCTTTTTGTTTTTAATTTGTTTGT from the Methanotorris formicicus Mc-S-70 genome contains:
- a CDS encoding TrmB family transcriptional regulator sugar-binding domain-containing protein, giving the protein MKKITLLEILVVVAILTTTLAVGYKFLKGNNTEFSGDEMYKCAWIADKIMAKGFPLYAEIEGRWTSSNENFKGRVLVTGSSGGTLFAIYKNQTITIGGKLASKEDIAANKIKLMPLGNTIIKYELEPINASSFKNLKDRIKIPKNLTILDVYVYGVFGVDSKTYSPSEQQRIKNYLSTNLPYAYVYFTYGGAFFNGKLDLNYLDYLDNLMKPENITTSRLDVYVVVNETTNQINKKELKFNNVRLITWS